The Drosophila innubila isolate TH190305 chromosome 3R unlocalized genomic scaffold, UK_Dinn_1.0 2_E_3R, whole genome shotgun sequence genome has a segment encoding these proteins:
- the LOC117791365 gene encoding conserved oligomeric Golgi complex subunit 1, which produces MSADLLQLNVDTLFEQHSVLEIDTVQKKIQTVVENKREELRTMVGERYRDLLKAADTIAAMQTSAGTLIEQVHCVQANCQSLNEQQLLGFKTTPTPTATEAATATEALLQQRTVGKQLNNYYSTMVQIKLLSSLPELIWTHIDKEEFYAATELFLFSRHISTGLQLDAKNALMQQLPVARKQWEILRPFHVTIKQSVMAVLEREQLSAEMAVDCMQSLLLLDKCDLAHVLQTFLQLRATAFVNSLQSQRSDVEKDKPRRVKERILTSLNILNGTIELLDKCLLANGLLFTRLAECSAAISPPSITRMESSERQLAHLLPDIISGYRPQFETPQLTPKKLAEALRQWMAKIDGLASKQLQEIFALVGNMQTIQDIKLAAGGTARHSYNELEEQLKLPQAQLDFYRIKYMPLINARVREIVRSSWAAAMQQTYEQVVTMVQTSTAPVPLQIWREQSDDLPLSLAAALSDQPKRLANRTKGYDMATIELCARFDAQLAAIVQELNVLLQEQTTRAEDKLTLINFLRTTAEQQLTEYLGQLKALQLQDRQALLQALRNTLALIELCPNLKLCFCQPTSWRQWAGNLTAAGVEHWQRMCLLIEEEMLHMWQIIIDDVLTAHSCKDKLPQAITHDVVLRDFPLWQTQTLEQRDEEHDQNVQSTIRIPNQPRLSLQTYLHQLIESLNIAVPQTLPSKVLQSFNQKLLTQLLSHYEELAASECTKTSQNIALQLYFDLKFLERVFGVSREERSLYEHFHALQRTLRDCIDPFDFELFAEHITTHVSRSAARLHGELGVLTPPPVTSQGNTTALSHEADPNVLCLSSTGSTSLWFPLLPIVMPQTSAGVGHSERKSLVAEPEKPTTTTPTRKPSTRKNDSNKSKSSAASFFGMSQEWFR; this is translated from the exons atgaGCGCCGATTTACTGCAATTAAATGTGGACACGCTGTTCGAGCAGCACAGCGTGCTCGAGATCGACACGGTGCAGAAGAAAATCCAAACCGTAGTGGAAAACAAACGCGAAGAGTTGCGCACCATGGTGGG GGAACGCTACCGGGATCTGCTTAAAGCTGCCGACACCATAGCAGCCATGCAGACCTCTGCCGGCACACTGATTGAGCAGGTACACTGTGTCCAAGCCAATTGCCAGAGCTTGAATGAACAACAGCTGCTTGGCTTCAAAACAACGCCGACTCCGACAGCGACGGAGGCAGCGACCGCTACTGAGGCACTGCTGCAGCAGCGAACAGTGGGCAAGCAATTGAATAACTACTACAGCACCATGGTGCAGATAAAGCTGCTAAGCAGCTTACCAGAGCTCATTTGGACGCACATCGACAAGGAGGAGTTCTATGCAGCCACCGAGCTGTTTTTATTCAGTCGCCACATCAGCACGGGGCTACAGCTGGATGCCAAGAATGCCCTGATGCAGCAGCTGCCCGTGGCACGTAAGCAATGGGAAATATTGCGTCCTTTCCACGTCACCATCAAACAGTCCGTAATGGCTGTCCTCGAACGTGAGCAGCTGAGTGCTGAGATGGCTGTCGATTGCATGCAGAGTCTCTTACTTCTGGACAAGTGTGATCTGGCTCATGTGCTACAAACCTTTCTGCAGCTGCGTGCCACAGCCTTTGTCAATTCTCTGCAGAGCCAGCGCAGCGATGTGGAAAAGGACAAGCCACGGCGGGTCAAGGAGCGCATTTTGACCAGCCTGAATATACTGAACGGCACAATTGAGCTGCTAGATAAGTGTTTGCTTG CCAATGGTTTACTCTTTACGCGCTTGGCAGAGTGCTCGGCGGCCATTTCGCCTCCGAGCATTACCCGCATGGAGAGCAGTGAGCGACAGTTGGCGCATCTGTTGCCAGACATCATATCTGGTTACAGGCCGCAGTTTGAAACCCCGCAACTGACACCAAAAAAGCTGGCCGAGGCATTGCGCCAGTGGATGGCCAAGATTGACGGCTTGGCGTCCAAGCAGCTGCAGGAGATCTTTGCCCTGGTTGGCAATATGCAGACAATACAGGACATCAAGTTGGCAGCGGGAGGAACTGCTAGACACAGCTACAATGAGTTGGAGGAGCAGTTGAAGTTGCCACAGGCTCAGTTGGACTTTTACAGGATCAAGTATATGCCGTTGATAAATGCCCGTGTGCGGGAAATTGTACGCAGCAGCTGGGCAGCCGCCATGCAGCAGACCTATGAACAGGTGGTCACCATGGTGCAGACAAGCACTGCTCCGGTCCCACTACAGATCTGGCGCGAACAAAGCGATGATTTGCCGTTGAGTTTGGCTGCCGCTCTGAGCGATCAACCGAAGCGACTGGCCAACCGCACCAAGGGCTATGACATGGCAACCATTGAGCTCTGCGCTCGGTTCGATGCCCAACTGGCTGCCATTGTCCAGGAGCTGAACGTATTGCTTCAAGAGCAGACAACCCGTGCCGAGGACAAATTGACGTTAATCAATTTTCTACGTACAACGGCGGAGCAACAACTCACCGAGTATCTGGGGCAACTGAAAGCACTACAACTGCAGGATCGACAGGCACTGTTGCAGGCGCTGCGCAATACCCTGGCATTGATCGAGCTGTGCCCCAACCTGAAGCTGTGCTTCTGCCAGCCCACCAGTTGGCGCCAATGGGCTGGAAACCTGACAGCCGCCGGCGTTGAGCATTGGCAGCGAATGTGCTTGCTGATCGAAGAGGAGATGCTTCACATGTGGCAGATAATCATTGATGATGTCCTGACCGCTCACAGCTGTAAGGATAAGCTACCACAGGCTATTACCCATGATGTTGTATTGCGGGATTTTCCG CTCTGGCAGACACAGACTCTGGAACAGCGCGATGAGGAGCACGATCAGAACGTGCAGTCCACGATTCGCATTCCCAACCAGCCGCGTCTCTCACTGCAAACATATTTGCACCAGTTAATCGAGAGTCTGAACATCGCAGTTCCCCAGACACTGCCTTCCAAGGTGCTGCAGTCCTTTAACCAGAAACTTCTGACTCAACTCTTGTCCCACTATGAGGAACTGGCTGCCTCGGAGTGCACAAAGACCAGTCAAAACATTGCTCTGCAGTTGTACTTTGATCTGAAGTTTCTGGAACGGGTCTTCGGAGTTAGCCGAGAGGAGCGCTCACTGTACGAGCATTTTCATGCTCTGCAGCGCACACTCCGTGACTGCATCGATCCCTTTGACTTTGAGCTGTTCGCAGAGCACATCACCACTCACGTCTCCCGCTCCGCGGCGCGTCTACATGGCGAGTTGGGAGTCCTAACACCGCCTCCAGTTACTTCACAGGGCAACACGACGGCTCTGTCACATGAAGCTGATCCCAATGTGCTGTGTCTCAGCTCCACAGGCTCCACATCGCTTTGGTTTCCATTATTGCCCATCGTTATGCCGCAGACTTCAGCTGGAGTTGGGCACTCCGAACGGAAGTCCCTTGTCGCCGAGCCGGAGAAG
- the LOC117792145 gene encoding short-chain specific acyl-CoA dehydrogenase, mitochondrial — translation MEKLCRSVWTLGQRTSLSSGSDRGIACLAALSETHQILQKSCRDFANAELAPHARRHDREELFPAEQVRRLGEMGLMSVIVREEYGGAGLDYQAYAIGMEEVARGDAAVSIVMGVNNLYAGAVQQHGTESQKEQFLVPYTQGKHIAFYALSEPGNGSDAGAASTTARLSDDGAYLLNGTKAWISNSKEASGGLIFATIDKSLKHKGITAFLTDKSVPGLCIAKKESKMGMRATSTCQVTLDDVSVPQSQVLGSPGSGFKIAMESLDSGRIGIAAQATGIAQAALELCTDYAEKRVAFGQRLSRLQMIQQKIADMALRVETSRLLTWRAAWLKDNGFAITKEAAMAKLHASETATYCSHQCIQILGGMGYTTDMPAELYYRNARVTEIYEGTSEIQRIVIANCILNGISN, via the exons ATGGAAAAGCTGTGTAGAAGCGTTTGGACGCTGG GTCAACGAACCAGCTtgagcagcggcagcgacagaggcaTCGCGTGCCTGGCAGCGCTATCGGAGACTCACCAGATATTACAGAAAAGCTGTCGGGATTTCGCAAACGCCGAGCTGGCGCCGCACGCCCGACGTCATGATCGCGAAGAGCTTTTCCCGGCGGAGCAGGTGCGACGCCTGGGCGAGATGGGACTAATGTCTGTGATCGTGAGAGAAGAGTACG GTGGTGCTGGCCTGGACTATCAGGCATATGCCATAGGCATGGAGGAGGTGGCTCGCGGCGATGCAGCCGTATCTATTGTGATGGGGGTCAACAATCTGTATGCGGGTGCAGTGCAGCAGCATGGCACGGAGTCCCAGAAGGAGCAGTTCCTGGTACCCTACACCCAGGGCAAACACATTGCATTCTACGCACTGTCGGAGCCTGGCAATGGATCCGATGCGGGAGCCGCCAGCACAACAGCGAGGCTCAGTGACGATGGGGCTTACCTGTTGAACGGCACCAAGGCCTGGATATCCAACTCGAAGGAGGCCAGTGGCGGGCTCATCTTTGCCACTATCGACAAATCACTTAAGCACAAAGGGATTACAGCCTTTCTGACCGATAAGAGCGTTCCGGGTCTCTGCATTGCAAAGAAGGAGAGCAAGATGGGCATGCGGGCAACATCCACTTGCCAGGTGACCCTCGACGATGTGTCCGTGCCGCAGTCTCAAGTGCTGGGTTCTCCTGGCAGCGGCTTCAAGATTGCCATGGAATCCCTGGACAGTGGACGCATTGGAATTGCTGCCCAGGCGACGGGCATTGCTCAGGCTGCTCTCGAGCTGTGCACCGACTATGCAGAGAAGCGTGTGGCCTTTGGACAACGTCTGTCGCGACTGCAGATGATTCAGCAGAAAATAGCCGACATGGCACTGCGCGTGGAGACATCTCGGCTGCTCACTTGGCGCGCCGCTTGGCTGAAGGACAACGGATTCGCCATCACCAAGGAAGCAGCCATGGCGAAGCTACACGCCTCCGAGACGGCCACATACTGTTCGCACCAGTGTATTCAAATACTGGGAGGCATGGGATATACGACAGATATGCCCGCTGAACTCTACTATCGAAATGCCCGCGTCACTGAAATCTACGAGGGAACTTCCGAAATACAGCGCATTGTGATTGCCAATTGCATTTTGAATGGCATTTCAAATTAG
- the LOC117790405 gene encoding GATA type zinc finger protein asd-4 encodes MNYLIQRGKVRQQAISVPDGLPELLSDITREVLRCQPTKECLCQFIIDYLHSLIVTREKAMVAKSILDRALRQVDSIISDMCICDLSKEKSDMMGQVMEDCFRNFLEKRRCEMRSNKEAIKFADIDMLEELIQKCSFTEEELDMSRPTIESAYKRFVDAYMAAAKDSQGTEILYQYFRDRELKRIQEMMQYQAATLIQAAWRGYVVRSAMAQHECICTCMLDDRDKEEEARQQDAAARVIQRFFKTMLLRQSIKPMGDPCAERETPGSKDGSLKTITTIPVAETPNTTAIDTENVSDTRSIKPDDATETAETGEGAPAAPPGEATAAAAEPQEPPPVEPEAPKAEEAPEVPATAEAEPAAEQPPPAEEPAPPPAEEAAAPPPAEEAAAPAEEASPAAE; translated from the exons ATGAATTATCTTATACAGCGGGGCAAGGTGCGTCAACAAGCGATCAGTGTGCCCGATGGTCTGCCCGAGCTTCTTTCGGATATAACGCGGGAAGTGCTACGCTGCCAGCCGACCAAGGAGTGCCTCTGTCAGTTCATCATCGACTATCTTCACTCGTTGATTGTGACGCGAGAGAAGGCAATGG TTGCCAAGAGCATTTTGGATCGGGCTTTGCGCCAAGTGGACAGCATTATATCTGACATGTGTATTTGTGATCTGTCCAAGGAGAAGTCGGATATGATGGGTCAGGTTATGGAGGATTGCTTCCGCAATTTTCTGGAAAAGCGTCGCTGTGAGATGCGTAGCAACAAGGAGGCAATCAAGTTTGCAGACATTGACATGCTCGAGGAGCTAATACAGAAGTGCTCTTTTACTGAGGAAGAACTCGACATGTCGCGCCCAACAATCGAGAGCGCTTACAAGCGATTTGTGGACGCTTACATGGCCGCAGCCAAAGATTCTCAAGGCACCGAGATACTCTATCAGTACTTCCGAGATCGTGAACTAAAGCGCATTCAGGAAATGATGCAATACCAGGCGGCCACTCTCATACAGGCAGCTTGGCGCGGCTACGTTGTCCGCAGTGCGATGGCCCAACATGAGTGCATCTGCACTTGCATGCTG GACGATAGAGATAAGGAGGAGGAAGCCAGGCAGCAAGATGCTGCTGCACGTGTGATACAGAGATTCTTTAAAACCATGCTCTTG CGCCAGTCGATTAAACCG ATGGGAGATCCTTGCGCGGAAAGAGAAACACCTGGCTCAAAAGATGGAAGCTTAAAAACAATCACAACCATACCTGTAGCCGAAACTCCAAACACTACAGCAATCGATACTGAAAATGTATCGGATACTCGGTCAATCAAGCCCGATGATGCAACGGAAACTGCAGAGACTGGCGAAGGTGCACCGGCTGCACCTCCTGGGGAGGCGACAGCAGCGGCTGCCGAGCCTCAAGAGCCTCCACCGGTTGAACCCGAAGCCCCGAAAGCTGAAGAAGCTCCTGAGGTTCCTGCTACTGCTGAGGCCGAACCAGCTGCAGAGCAGCCACCACCGGCTGAAGAGCCAGCACCACCTCCAGCTGAGGAAGCTgcagcaccaccaccagctGAAGAAGCTGCAGCACCAGCTGAGGAAGCGTCGCCCGCTGCAGagtag
- the LOC117792015 gene encoding chymotrypsin-1, with protein sequence MGLIQLLLMTALWMATGAVRLNSRQPSGYTPTRIVGGSDVQAGEYVPYQVSMQYATRGGHMHFCGGSIIAPDRVLTAAHCCQGLNVTRMSVVAGIRSLDEQSGSRSQVMSYVIHPDYKELQTSDIAVLTIDPPLVFNNVSIQSIKFDDKEFVGSGVPVTLTGWGLRLPVPFPFLDIFNYPTTLQRMNYQTMSNSQCQASGMDAVTDTEICARGPFRGACSGDSGGPLVRNDNGLKQVGVVSYGLVVCGLFVSPDVYTRVSTFSDWIKQHIAS encoded by the exons ATGGGTCTTATTCAATTACTCTTAATGACAGCTCTGTGGATGGCAACCGGAGCGGTGCGCCTCAATT CTCGACAGCCGAGTGGTTATACGCCCACACGTATTGTTGGTGGTTCAGATGTGCAAGCCGGAGAGTATGTGCCGTATCAGGTCTCTATGCAGTATGCAACTCGTGGGGGTCACATGCATTTCTGTGGTGGCTCCATCATAGCGCCCGATCGCGTGTTGACAGCCGCCCACTGTTGCCAGGGCCTCAATGTGACACGAATGTCTGTGGTAGCAGGTATACGCAGTTTGGACGAGCAGAGTGGATCGCGCTCCCAGGTGATGTCCTATGTCATACATCCAGACTACAAGGAGCTGCAGACTAGTGACATTGCGGTGCTAACCATTGATCCACCATTGGTCTTCAACAATGTCTCCATCCAGTCTATTAAGTTCGATGACAAAGAGTTTGTCGGCAGTGGTGTTCCAGTTACTCTAACCGGCTGGGGCTTAAGATTACCAGtgccatttccatttctgGACATCTTTAACTATCCAACTACATTGCAACGGATGAACTATCAGACGATGTCAAATAGTCAATGCCAAGCAAGTGGCATGGATGCCGTCACGGATACGGAGATTTGTGCGAGGGGACCGTTTAGAGGAGCATGTTCG GGAGACTCTGGTGGACCTTTGGTAAGAAACGACAATGGATTGAAGCAAGTGGGCGTAGTTTCCTATGGGCTGGTTGTCTGCGGTCTCTTTGTGTCGCCCGATGTCTACACAAGAGTTTCAACTTTCAGCGATTGGATAAAGCAGCACATTGCCTCTTAG
- the LOC117790928 gene encoding chymotrypsin-1 — protein sequence MSSDRPQLLVDKILMRQKCKVYKGPMLVRNQTKPIVMEAQLILVLLLGVLTSGKSMGNGIDLDAYFESVDSSSQERVVGGYDVPEDEYVPYQISMQFLTRSGKQRHFCGGSLIAPNRVLTAAHCVNGQNASRITVVSGVRDLNDNSGYRSQVQSYEMNENYEELVTSDIAILKIDPPFELDGKRISTIDVSSNELVGADQDVMLTGWGSVFHFGTGPFAKYPTILQKLSYKTLANDKCKQTMTQLTNTEICALERFGKGACNGDSGGPLVMVNGESLKQVGVVSYGTAFCASNSPDVYTRVSMFESWIKERMS from the exons ATGAGTTCAGACCGCCCACAGTTATTGGTTGATAAAATTCTAATGAGGCAAAAGTGCAAGGTATATAAAGGCCCGATGCTAGTTAGAAACCAAACAAAGCCAATCGTCATGGAAGCTCAATTGATTCTAGTCTTGCTGCTCGGCGTGCTGACATCTGGAAAGTCCATGGGTAATGGAATTGATC TGGATGCCTATTTTGAGAGTGTGGACAGCAGTTCACAGGAGCGTGTGGTTGGTGGTTATGATGTGCCGGAAGATGAGTATGTGCCTTACCAGATATCCATGCAGTTCCTCACACGCAGCGGAAAACAGCGTCACTTTTGCGGCGGATCCCTCATCGCACCCAATCGTGTGCTGACTGCGGCGCACTGTGTCAATGGACAGAACGCCAGTCGCATTACCGTAGTTTCTGGAGTGCGGGATTTGAATGACAATAGCGGTTATCGCTCCCAGGTGCAGTCGTACGAAATGAATGAAAACTATGAGGAGCTGGTGACCAGTGACATCGCCATACTCAAAATCGATCCACCCTTTGAACTGGATGGCAAGCGGATCAGCACAATCGATGTGAGCAGCAATGAGCTTGTGGGCGCAGATCAGGATGTGATGCTTACCGGTTGGGGTTCCGTTTTCCACTTTGGTACTGGACCCTTTGCCAAATATCCCACAATTCTGCAGAAGCTCTCCTACAAAACGTTGGCCAATGATAAATGCAAACAGACCATGACGCAGCTGACGAACACCGAGATTTGTGCCCTGGAACGTTTCGGGAAGGGTGCCTGCAAT GGTGATTCTGGTGGTCCTTTGGTTATGGTCAATGGCGAATCTCTAAAACAGGTGGGCGTTGTTTCATATGGCACCGCTTTCTGTGCCTCCAACAGTCCCGATGTCTACACTCGCGTCTCCATGTTCGAGTCTTGGATTAAGGAACGCATGTCTTAA
- the LOC117791521 gene encoding chymotrypsin-1, whose amino-acid sequence MPLKYQHLIEICLVVCLCLGLVRAEDADLDALRINGGQLMNNTVPFQVSLQMQRRGGWRHFCSGSIISELHVLTAAHCVEKMKVEDLSVLGGTLNWKSGGKRHKIVGKHVHPGYAMTPRIINDIAVLKVSPPFGLHLAEIGTIPMGGSDRIGGKVPVRLTGWGSTTPSSSGAKVPDRLQVLDYQTISNGECAQKGFRVTPNEICALAAHGQGACMGDSGGPLILSSGPQKLAGIVSYGSATCAQGKPDVYTRVSSFLPYINKILNQDLTRQPQQTEQN is encoded by the exons ATGCCATTAAAATATCAACATTTAATTGAGATTTGCCTTGTGGTCTGTCTCTGTTTGGGCTTAGTGAGAGCAGAGGATGCTGATCTGGACGCACTCCGCATCAATGGTGGCCAGTTGATGAACAATACGGTGCCGTTTCAGGTGTCGCTGCAGATGCAACGCCGCGGCGGCTGGCGGCACTTTTGCAGCGGCTCCATAATCAGTGAGCTGCATGTGTTGACTGCGGCCCATTGTGTGGAAAAGATGAAGGTGGAGGATCTGAGCGTTTTGGGTGGCACACTCAACTGGAAGTCAGGTGGCAAGCGGCACAAGATTGTGGGGAAACACGTGCATCCCGGATACGCAATGACGCCACGGATTATCAATGACATTGCAGTGTTAAAGGTCAGTCCGCCGTTTGGACTGCATCTCGCCGAGATTGGCACCATACCCATGGGTGGCTCTGATCGCATTGGCGGCAAAGTGCCTGTCCGTCTCACCGGCTGGGGATCCACAACGCCAAGCAGCTCGGGGGCCAAGGTGCCGGATCGGCTGCAGGTGCTTGACTATCAGACCATCTCGAATGGGGAATGCGCACAGAAAGGTTTTCGCGTCACACCCAATGAGATCTGTGCATTGGCAGCACATGGCCAAGGAGCCTGCATG GGTGATTCGGGTGGGCCATTGATCTTGTCAAGCGGCCCACAGAAACTGGCTGGAATTGTGTCCTATGGTAGCGCCACCTGTGCCCAGGGCAAGCCCGATGTCTATACGCGCGTCTCTAGTTTTCTGCcctatataaacaaaatccTTAACCAGGACTTGACCCGACAACCCCAGCAAACCGagcaaaactaa